ATTGTGGCACTCCCGCCTCAACTGAGGCGCTTGGCACTATTGATGACAACCGGTGTTGCAGGGACATCCTGATGATATCCGAAAGAAGTGGTAGCAACCTTTCTGATTTTATCCACGACATCCATGCCGTCAATCACTTCCCCGAATACGGCATAGCCAAAACCCATGGGGGTTGCGTTCTTGTGGTTGAGGAAGTCGTTGTTCACGGTATTGATGAAAAATTGGCAGGTAGCGCTATGGACCTGGTTTGTTCTAGCCATGGCAATGGTGCCGCGGTTGTTCTTGAGTTCGGGATTGGCTTCGTTCTTGATAGGGGGGTGGGTTGGCTTTTCCTTCATATCGGGAGTGAGTCCTCCTCCCTGGATCATGAATTCGGAGATAACCCGGTGAAAGATGGTACCATCATAGAAACCTTCATCGACATACTTCAAGAAGTTTTCTACGGTAACAGGAGCCTTGTCAGCCCAGAGCTCTATTTTGATCGTACCTTCTGATGTCTCCATTACCACGACGGGATTCGATTCTGAAGTCTTCATTTTTCTCCTTAGATTGTGAAATCTATTTGGGGGCAGTGTATCAAGCCCCACATGGCGAGTACTGGAGATGATACTCGTTATGAGGCCCCGCTGCAAGTTTTTTCCCTGCTGGAATGCGGGTTAGTGTACGAAATGGGCAAAATCGTACCGCACCTTTATCCTATTTTGAGCTTTCTTCCTCCAGGATTTCTCCCAGGGCATAGGCTACATCACCCACGAGCTGGATGCAGTGTTTTCTCCGGCTCTCGGAGTTGCTGTAGAATTCTTTGACTGCGTTGCGATCGTGCCAATCCACCCTTGCAATATCGCTGCAATTGACACCTCCGAAGGGCTGGGTGATTTCCTCGAATTTCCTGGTGAGTTTGCGGCTCAGAAACCACATGCGTGGATCTTCTTTCTCATTCAGGTTTCCCCGGCTGTAAAGGCTTGAAATCAAAGCCACTCCTCCTAGCAAGGCGCCGCAGACCCTGCCGGAACTGGCGATGCCGCCGCCAAAGGATCCCATACATTTGATCTGGTCCTCATTCACACTATTCATTTTTTCCTGGCCGACGGCTATTACCGCCTGGCTGCAGTGAAACCTTTTCTTGAAAAGGTCCATAGCCTTTTGTCTCATTTCTTCAGGACTCATCATAAACCTCCAAAATCACTTTTCTCTTCGGGAGAGATGCTCAATAGCTGTTTCGGGCTCCATCTTCAAACCCGTCATCGATCGACGGGAAGTATCCGGATGGCAACCGTTCACCGCAGAAAGCGAAGAGAATGCAGAGAATAAGGAAAATTCAAAAACTAGCTGTTTTCTCCGCTCTGCGATATCTGCGCAATCTGCGGATATGCAAATGGGTATGAACGGTTGCTCCGAATTCAACCTGAACACTGAAAAGCGGATTTTCTCCCGGCCTTTTGGCAATTTCATACACTGTGTTTCCGGAAAGCGCGAAAGCCCGCGAATTGTGTACGAAGCAGGGAAAAAAGTCAAAAAAATCCTGGAGGGATGTTCCATAGTCTTCATTCATTTCCGCCTGTTTTCCTGGAAAGATTGATTTCCTTTGGGGATAAATTCCTTTCGAATAGCCGGGAGCCGCAGAGTGAAGCTCGTTCCCTTTCCCGGAACGCTCTCCACTTCGATATCACCTCCGTGAGCCTCCATGAGTTTATGCACATTGGCAAGCCCCAATCCCACACCACGTGGCTTGGTTGTATAGTATGGGTCAAAGATATGAGGGAGGTCCTCGGAAGAGATTCCCATTCCGGAGTCGGAAATTTTGAAGACAGCCTGATCCGCCTCCCTGTATACCCGTATTTGGAGGGTGCCGCCATTTTCCATGGACTGCAACGCATTGAGATAAAGATTGAGAAGAACTTGTGAAAAACGGTCCGGATCCACTTCCACCTGCAGATCTTCAGGATTGATAAGGGATTGGACTTCCACTCCCTGATGCGATGCATCCATTTCCACCAAACGAGAAGTGTGCTGGATCAGTTCAGAGCAGAGACAGACCCTTTTTTGGAGTTCCGTCGGTCGTGCGAAGTCCAGCAATTCCGAGACAACCCGGTTGAGTCGTTCCACTTCCTGGCTCATGACTTCCGCAATTTTTCGAGCCCGGTCGTCATCCTTCAGTCGCCCCCCCAATATGGTGGCAAAGCCTTTGATGGAGCTCAACGGATTTCGTATCTCGTGGGCGACTCCAGCAGCCAGACGCCCCAATGCAGCCAGGCGCTCGCTCCGGTGAAGCTGCTCCTCCAGTTGCTTGATATTGGTCATGTCCGTAAAAAGAAAGACGTATCCGGAGATTCTTTCTTCGCCGTCCCGAATGACGGCAGCGTTCACGAGGAGTGGAACACGGTTCGTTCCGTCCGTCGAATACAGAACATCCTGTTCCACTACTTTCTCTTCATTTTCGAGTTGCTTTGCTATGGAGCGAAAACAGGGAAAGGCGTAGATATTTGCATTGATTAAAGGTGACTTCAAAATCTGGAGAGCCGCTGCATTGGTCCTTTGGATTTGCCCTCTTTTGTCCGTGGCCATCAGTCCCACAGGCATCTGATTGACCAGGGTGGAGGTGAAGGCCTCGACGTCCCGAAGGCACTTGCGGGCATCCCGGTAATGCTGAGCCCAGACCAAAGAGATGATCCCCGCGGCCCCTACCAGAAACATGAGTCCGAAAAGCAGCACGGTTTGCTGCAGATCCTGGCGCTGAACTGCTTCAAAAGGAGAAGGATCAAGCCCCAGTACCACGTAAAAGTCGTCGTTGCCGCAAGCTCCCTCTTCCTGCGGAAAGGGACAGTTCATCCCGTGCGAACCTCTGCCTCTCTTCTTGAACCAGGGTTTATAGGAACGAACGACTTCAAAGGATTTCTCCGGTGTGTCCAGGAAGCGGTAAGAAATCTGATCGCCTTGAGGAATGTTTACGAGCATTCTTTGGCCGATTTTATAAGCCTCGTTGTGCGCCACGATGCGCCCGGTTGCAGTGACGATGGCCGCAGAGAGGATTTCAGGCTGCTGTGCGGTTTCTTCCAGGAGAAGCTGCAGCTGGTTCTGTCCCCATCCCATCCCCATCATTCCGGTTCGGCTGCTCGCCTCCAGGGAATTGGCAAGAAGATTCGCTTCAGAAAGGAGCGCTCTCAGCATGAATTCCCGTTCCCGGTTTATATTCTTTGCAGCCAAAAAGAAAAGGATGGCCGCAAGAATGCCTACGGAGCCGATGATCATCCAGGGCGAAAACCATGCCCACTGGTTGGGTTGTGAAGGTCGTGAAACCATTTTATGAACTCCTTCGAAGGTGCGCCACTCCGAACAAAGATATGATGATTACATTTCATTTCGCATATTTCACGCGAAAAGGAAAATGCGGTATGTTTAACGATCTGCATGTTCGCTCGATTGCCATTGACAATCAAAGCAAGTATTCTAGATTTGAAAATCCAATGAATTCTCTATTTATTTTCTCTTCGACTCAACGGAGGATTTCCAGTGAAAAAGACGGCGAAGTGTTTGATTGTGCTTGTGACGATGCTTTTGTTTTTGGCGGGATGTGACTCTTTCTTATCGACACCGATCGGAAAAATCCTTGAAAATCCAAGAAAGTATGCGGATCGTTCCGTCACGATATCCGGGGAGGTTACGGAAGTTTTCAGCCTGATGGTGGTGCGTTATTTCGTCATCAAGGACAAAACCGGGCAAATTGCTGTGGTTACAGATAAACCTCTGCCGCGAAAAGGTACCGAGATCACGGTCCACGGCATGGTGAAGGAGGCCTTTTCAATGGGCGATCAACAATTGCTGGTTCTAGTAGAGGACAGTGGCAAGAAAGAGTAAACAAGTAAACAGACCTTAGCCCCCGCTCTTAGAGGCTGTCTGAAAATTCCTCTGCTTGGGAGCCGAACCTGCTTCGATTCCCCCCTTGAGGGGGGAATTTTCAGACATCTTCTTAGGTTCACCTTTGCCTGGGGAGGGGCGGGGCTACTCCGATGTGCGTTTCATCCTTTTGGTTCAAGAGGGTTTTTGAGATACCGGTAATAACTCTCGTACTGGTAAATGGCAGCCAGGGGGTTATGGCCCATCAGGCGGTCTTTCACGGCGAGTACGGTACAGGGAGCTTCGGCATACTTGAAAAACAATGAATCATGCCCAACGCACAATCCGAGCAGAACGTTGAAGTCTGACTGATGGTGGTTGACGACAAGGGCCTGGAGAACAGGATTACACATGGATTCAAAACTGTTCGATACAATTTGCTGCTCTTTTGTGATTTGGAGCACCTCCTTGGATACCCTGCCCACTTTACACACCACGGAGATCACCTCAAATCCTTGATTCTTCAAAATTTCATGCACAACGGCCGCTTCACGGCGCAAACCCACACAAAACACCAGTCCGATCCGCTTGTATTTCATTTTATTTGCAAATTCAATAACTTCTACGATGCGCGGCTTGATCGGCCGCACCATACTGTAGCCCTTTTCACGGTTTCCATACCCTTCAGCCTCCTGAATGGAAGCCTGCCTGGCGAACTCGAAAACCTCCGGCGATTGAATTTCTTCCACAGCTTTTTTCACCAAATCCCGATGACGCAGTGAAGGGCAATTTTCAGGGGCTTTGCCATTTTCTTTGCGGCAAAATCTTTCGGACCAATCGTAAGGGCACTCTGCACACTGGGGGTGTTTGTCTTGCATTCCTTGATTCCTCATTTCATTCTTAGGGTGAATGGTTTTTGATACCTGTGAACGGGAACCGTTAGCGGGCTCCCATTCATCGGGTCAGCACAAATGTTTTGTGCTCCTGGCGGTGGAGTTTCTCCCAATATCTCGAGAGAAGTGTAAAAACTCACGGCCGTATTATATATCTTTTCACCAAAGGCGGTTGTGTCGTCATGAAATATTTCATCGAAGCCAGGGGCGATTTCTTGACCCGAATGGAGGATTATCCTTGATCTATCCAGTTTTGATGACTGTGCCGAGTATGTTTTCCGGCTGCAGCACCCGAAAGCCTCTGGGAGCCGTGGTCTTTGGCAGGTATTCTTCGGGAAGGGCGGCCAGGTTTCCATCGCGAATTGCAGAGTAGGTGGGCGACAGGATTTCAACCCCCGCCGCATTGAATTTATCCTGAATGTTCTGGTGTAGTTCCGATTGTGTTTTAGCGAGTCTGTTGATCACCTTGGTATATGCATTCAATTCGTAAGTTACGGAAAAGTCGTTCAGGCTGGTTTGAAGAACAAAGGGGGGCGGGTCTTCAGAGACATCCTGGGTGGATAGGGCCGCGTCGGTCAGGAGTTGATGAACCGTCCTCCAGGGGACATCGTAGCCGATGGTGACGGTGGTAGAGAGAATCAGGCCCATCTGTTCCGCCATGGCGCTGAAGTTTATGATATGGCAGCCAAGCACCATGGAATTGGGAATAGTGACCTCCACATTCTTGATGGTGCGCAGACGAGTGATGAGAAGTGTCTTTTCGATCACGTCCCCGACCGTGTCGGCGATTTTCACGCGATCTCCTATTTTGAAAGGGCGCATGTAGATGAGGGACGCACCGGCGACAATGTTGGCGACAGCAGCCGTGGAGCCCAGAGA
This region of Desulforhabdus amnigena genomic DNA includes:
- a CDS encoding peptidylprolyl isomerase; amino-acid sequence: MKTSESNPVVVMETSEGTIKIELWADKAPVTVENFLKYVDEGFYDGTIFHRVISEFMIQGGGLTPDMKEKPTHPPIKNEANPELKNNRGTIAMARTNQVHSATCQFFINTVNNDFLNHKNATPMGFGYAVFGEVIDGMDVVDKIRKVATTSFGYHQDVPATPVVINSAKRLS
- a CDS encoding C-GCAxxG-C-C family protein; amino-acid sequence: MRQKAMDLFKKRFHCSQAVIAVGQEKMNSVNEDQIKCMGSFGGGIASSGRVCGALLGGVALISSLYSRGNLNEKEDPRMWFLSRKLTRKFEEITQPFGGVNCSDIARVDWHDRNAVKEFYSNSESRRKHCIQLVGDVAYALGEILEEESSK
- a CDS encoding ATP-binding protein, which encodes MVSRPSQPNQWAWFSPWMIIGSVGILAAILFFLAAKNINREREFMLRALLSEANLLANSLEASSRTGMMGMGWGQNQLQLLLEETAQQPEILSAAIVTATGRIVAHNEAYKIGQRMLVNIPQGDQISYRFLDTPEKSFEVVRSYKPWFKKRGRGSHGMNCPFPQEEGACGNDDFYVVLGLDPSPFEAVQRQDLQQTVLLFGLMFLVGAAGIISLVWAQHYRDARKCLRDVEAFTSTLVNQMPVGLMATDKRGQIQRTNAAALQILKSPLINANIYAFPCFRSIAKQLENEEKVVEQDVLYSTDGTNRVPLLVNAAVIRDGEERISGYVFLFTDMTNIKQLEEQLHRSERLAALGRLAAGVAHEIRNPLSSIKGFATILGGRLKDDDRARKIAEVMSQEVERLNRVVSELLDFARPTELQKRVCLCSELIQHTSRLVEMDASHQGVEVQSLINPEDLQVEVDPDRFSQVLLNLYLNALQSMENGGTLQIRVYREADQAVFKISDSGMGISSEDLPHIFDPYYTTKPRGVGLGLANVHKLMEAHGGDIEVESVPGKGTSFTLRLPAIRKEFIPKGNQSFQENRRK
- a CDS encoding OB-fold nucleic acid binding domain-containing protein; the protein is MKKTAKCLIVLVTMLLFLAGCDSFLSTPIGKILENPRKYADRSVTISGEVTEVFSLMVVRYFVIKDKTGQIAVVTDKPLPRKGTEITVHGMVKEAFSMGDQQLLVLVEDSGKKE
- a CDS encoding DUF1847 domain-containing protein, producing MQDKHPQCAECPYDWSERFCRKENGKAPENCPSLRHRDLVKKAVEEIQSPEVFEFARQASIQEAEGYGNREKGYSMVRPIKPRIVEVIEFANKMKYKRIGLVFCVGLRREAAVVHEILKNQGFEVISVVCKVGRVSKEVLQITKEQQIVSNSFESMCNPVLQALVVNHHQSDFNVLLGLCVGHDSLFFKYAEAPCTVLAVKDRLMGHNPLAAIYQYESYYRYLKNPLEPKG